The Paenibacillus sp. FSL R7-0204 genome includes a region encoding these proteins:
- the gndA gene encoding NADP-dependent phosphogluconate dehydrogenase: MSKQQIGVIGLAVMGKNLALNIESKGFSVSVFNRSPEKTHDLVAEAAGKNLVGTFSVEEFVGSLEVPRKILIMVQAGQATDATIEQLLPFLDQGDIIIDGGNAYFPDTVRRSKYLEDKGFRFVGTGVSGGEEGALKGPSIMPGGQESAYKLVEPILTAISAHVGGEPCCTYIGPDGAGHYVKMVHNGIEYGDMQLIGEAYHLLKDVLGLDAKELHSTFAEWNNGELDSYLIEITKDIFAQYDEETGKPMVDVILDAAGQKGTGKWTSQSSLDLGVPLSMITESVFSRFLSAMKEERVEASKVLSGPATAPFDGDKAEFIENVRKALFASKIVSYAQGFAQLRVASDEYGWNLKYGELAKIWRGGCIIRSRFLQNITDAYESNAELKNLLLDPFFKDVMDNYQSAWRKVIASAVTLGIPVPGFSSALAYYDSYRTERLPANLLQAQRDYFGAHTFKRVDKEGVFHHNWLAE; this comes from the coding sequence ATGTCAAAACAACAAATCGGCGTTATTGGCTTGGCGGTAATGGGCAAAAATTTGGCTCTTAACATCGAGAGCAAAGGCTTCAGCGTATCCGTGTTTAACCGTTCCCCGGAGAAGACACATGATCTGGTCGCAGAAGCAGCAGGCAAGAATCTGGTGGGCACGTTCTCCGTTGAAGAGTTCGTAGGGTCGCTGGAAGTACCGCGCAAGATTCTGATCATGGTTCAGGCAGGCCAGGCTACGGATGCCACCATTGAGCAGCTTCTGCCGTTCTTGGATCAAGGCGATATCATCATCGATGGCGGTAACGCTTATTTCCCTGACACGGTACGCCGCAGTAAATATCTTGAAGACAAAGGTTTCCGCTTCGTCGGCACCGGCGTGTCCGGCGGTGAAGAAGGCGCGCTCAAGGGCCCTTCCATTATGCCAGGCGGTCAGGAAAGCGCGTATAAGCTGGTTGAACCTATCCTTACGGCGATTTCAGCCCATGTGGGCGGAGAGCCTTGCTGTACATATATCGGGCCGGACGGTGCAGGACACTATGTGAAAATGGTGCATAACGGCATCGAGTATGGCGACATGCAGCTGATTGGCGAAGCCTACCATCTGCTCAAGGACGTCCTGGGTCTGGATGCCAAGGAGCTGCACAGCACCTTCGCCGAATGGAACAATGGCGAGCTGGACAGCTATCTGATTGAGATTACGAAGGATATCTTCGCCCAGTATGACGAAGAGACCGGCAAGCCGATGGTGGATGTCATCCTTGACGCTGCCGGACAAAAGGGTACCGGCAAGTGGACAAGCCAAAGCTCGCTGGATCTCGGCGTACCGCTGTCCATGATTACCGAATCCGTCTTCTCCCGCTTCCTGTCTGCCATGAAGGAAGAACGCGTTGAAGCCAGCAAGGTGCTAAGCGGCCCTGCTACGGCTCCATTCGATGGTGACAAGGCTGAATTCATCGAGAACGTGCGTAAAGCGTTGTTCGCCAGCAAGATCGTATCGTATGCCCAGGGCTTCGCCCAGCTGCGTGTGGCTTCTGACGAATACGGCTGGAATCTGAAATACGGCGAGCTGGCCAAGATCTGGCGCGGCGGCTGTATCATCCGTTCCCGGTTCCTGCAGAACATCACAGATGCATATGAGAGCAATGCTGAGCTGAAGAACCTTCTGCTTGATCCGTTCTTCAAGGATGTTATGGACAACTACCAGTCGGCATGGCGCAAGGTTATCGCTTCGGCAGTAACTCTGGGTATTCCGGTTCCGGGATTCTCCAGCGCCCTTGCATACTACGACAGCTACCGTACAGAACGTCTTCCGGCGAACCTGCTGCAGGCGCAGCGCGATTATTTCGGCGCTCACACCTTTAAGCGTGTGGATAAAGAAGGCGTGTTCCACCACAACTGGCTGGCGGAGTAA
- a CDS encoding MFS transporter, translating to MSGKAAERMHISLASPFILEMWIIIFLVEFVKGSLLVALLPVYMENILGLSVTVVGFAFALQYLGDNLFRSPFGWVMERIGYRWTMTGALVLLVVAVGLIIYAKDAVSLSIACLILGIGTSPLWPCTMTGITELAGSTRSGSSGAAMGAVEMASLAGTGVGPIIVNFMMDHGGQGYRTVFLVLMGFAAAVVAVALFLPSKIGGHAPRAVREISAEGPPVPRKPVRPLESLKRTWQQVTSSLKVSRLLFPALFLQAFAIGLMTPVVTLFARSELHVTPNQFSLLLIAGGGITVLTLIPAGKLVDKVGTSIFLNIGFLLAACSMAFFSQVRWLPLAFVAVALVGISYALILPAWNAFLAKQVPEGERGTVWGLFLTLQGSGMVAGPVVSGKLWDTVSHGAPFLASAGVMVVLFGLHLLIVHRTKLKHARAH from the coding sequence ATGTCTGGCAAAGCAGCGGAACGTATGCATATCAGTTTAGCCTCACCGTTCATATTAGAAATGTGGATCATTATTTTCCTGGTCGAATTCGTCAAAGGATCGCTGCTGGTAGCCTTGCTGCCGGTCTATATGGAGAATATTCTGGGCCTCTCCGTAACGGTGGTCGGGTTCGCCTTCGCGCTGCAGTATCTCGGGGATAACCTGTTTCGCAGCCCGTTCGGCTGGGTCATGGAGCGGATCGGTTACCGCTGGACGATGACTGGTGCTCTGGTGCTGCTTGTGGTGGCTGTCGGGCTGATTATCTATGCCAAAGATGCCGTAAGCTTGTCCATCGCCTGTCTGATTCTGGGGATAGGCACCTCGCCGCTGTGGCCTTGTACGATGACGGGCATCACCGAGCTGGCGGGCTCTACCCGTAGCGGCAGCAGCGGTGCAGCCATGGGGGCGGTGGAGATGGCGTCACTGGCCGGAACCGGCGTCGGTCCGATTATCGTCAACTTCATGATGGATCATGGCGGACAGGGCTACCGGACGGTCTTTCTGGTGCTGATGGGCTTCGCTGCCGCTGTGGTAGCCGTGGCGCTGTTCCTGCCTTCAAAGATCGGCGGCCATGCGCCGCGCGCTGTCCGCGAGATATCGGCGGAGGGACCGCCAGTGCCGCGTAAGCCGGTAAGGCCCTTGGAGAGTCTGAAGCGGACCTGGCAGCAGGTCACCTCCTCCCTGAAGGTAAGCCGCCTGCTGTTCCCGGCATTGTTCCTGCAGGCCTTTGCGATCGGGCTTATGACGCCGGTGGTCACCTTGTTCGCACGCTCGGAGCTGCATGTCACCCCCAACCAGTTCAGCCTGCTGCTGATTGCCGGGGGAGGGATTACCGTGCTGACACTTATACCCGCCGGGAAGCTGGTCGATAAGGTCGGCACCTCCATCTTCCTCAATATCGGATTCCTGCTGGCAGCCTGCTCCATGGCCTTCTTCTCACAGGTCCGCTGGCTGCCGCTGGCCTTCGTAGCGGTAGCTCTGGTCGGGATCAGCTATGCGTTGATTCTTCCGGCGTGGAACGCCTTCCTGGCCAAGCAGGTGCCGGAGGGCGAACGCGGGACCGTCTGGGGGCTCTTCCTGACGCTGCAGGGCTCAGGGATGGTTGCTGGCCCGGTGGTATCAGGCAAGCTATGGGATACGGTCAGCCACGGTGCTCCTTTTCTGGCCAGCGCAGGAGTAATGGTTGTATTATTCGGCCTGCATCTGCTGATCGTCCACCGGACAAAGCTGAAGCACGCCAGGGCACACTGA
- a CDS encoding aminotransferase class I/II-fold pyridoxal phosphate-dependent enzyme: protein MNQQATPLFTALKKHAAGNPVQFHIPGHKKGLGTDAEFREFIGDNALSIDLINIAPLDDLHQPTGVILEAQKLAAEAFGADYTYFSVQGTSNAIMTMILSVCSEGDKIIVPRNIHKSVMSAIIFSGAKPIFVSPVQDENLGIDHGITTSSLERALRRHPDAKGVLVINPTYFGVCADLRSIVDLAHSYGVPVLVDEAHGVLIHFHEDLPVSAMQAGADLAATSVHKLGGSMTQSSVLNLNAKTGLVNPQRVQTILSMLTTTSTSYILLASLDTSRRNLALNGHEMAARTIALSNYARNSINEIEGLYSFGKEILGTEATFNHDPTKLNIHVRHLGITGYETENWLRQKYNIEVELSDMYNILCLITPGDTKESVDKLLAALQVLSAIHYSKGEIYELKVQVPNIPQLALIPRDAFYADTQLIPFRESAGYIIAEFIYVYPPGIPILLPGEVITQDNIDYIIDHVEIGLPVKGPEDRSITNIKVIVEAEPIS, encoded by the coding sequence ATGAATCAACAAGCTACTCCCCTCTTCACTGCTCTCAAAAAGCATGCCGCCGGAAATCCAGTTCAATTCCATATTCCGGGACATAAGAAGGGGCTAGGGACCGATGCCGAATTCCGTGAGTTTATCGGCGATAACGCTCTATCCATAGATTTGATCAATATTGCACCGCTTGATGATCTTCATCAGCCCACCGGGGTCATTCTTGAAGCTCAGAAGCTGGCTGCAGAGGCTTTCGGCGCCGATTACACGTATTTCAGTGTACAAGGCACGAGCAATGCCATCATGACTATGATCCTCTCTGTCTGCTCAGAAGGAGACAAAATTATTGTGCCGCGCAATATTCACAAATCAGTGATGTCGGCCATTATTTTCTCCGGAGCCAAGCCTATTTTCGTCTCTCCTGTACAGGATGAGAATCTTGGGATAGACCACGGCATAACCACCAGCTCGCTGGAACGGGCTTTAAGGCGCCATCCGGATGCCAAAGGTGTCCTCGTTATCAATCCAACGTATTTTGGCGTATGCGCCGACCTCCGTTCGATTGTCGACCTGGCCCATAGTTACGGGGTTCCCGTACTTGTGGACGAGGCACATGGAGTACTGATTCATTTTCATGAGGACTTACCGGTATCGGCCATGCAGGCCGGCGCAGACCTGGCAGCAACCAGTGTGCATAAGCTGGGCGGCTCCATGACGCAGAGCTCGGTACTGAATCTCAATGCCAAGACGGGTCTTGTCAACCCACAGCGGGTACAGACCATTCTCAGCATGCTGACCACTACTTCAACCTCATATATTCTGCTTGCCTCTCTGGATACCTCCAGACGCAATCTTGCCCTGAACGGACATGAGATGGCGGCCAGAACTATTGCCCTGTCCAACTATGCCCGTAATTCGATCAATGAGATCGAGGGGCTGTACAGCTTCGGCAAAGAAATTCTCGGAACAGAAGCCACCTTCAATCATGATCCGACGAAGCTGAACATTCATGTACGGCATCTGGGCATTACCGGTTACGAGACCGAGAACTGGCTACGGCAGAAGTATAACATCGAAGTTGAACTCAGCGACATGTATAATATTCTTTGCCTGATTACCCCTGGAGATACCAAAGAATCTGTAGATAAGCTGCTTGCTGCGCTACAGGTGCTCTCAGCGATCCATTACAGCAAGGGTGAGATCTATGAGCTTAAGGTACAGGTGCCGAATATCCCGCAGCTGGCCCTAATCCCGAGAGATGCCTTCTACGCGGATACGCAGCTGATTCCCTTCCGGGAGTCTGCCGGTTACATCATTGCAGAGTTCATCTACGTCTATCCGCCGGGTATCCCTATTCTTCTCCCTGGAGAAGTTATTACCCAGGATAATATCGACTATATCATCGACCATGTAGAAATCGGATTACCTGTCAAAGGACCCGAGGACCGCAGCATTACCAATATAAAAGTCATTGTCGAAGCAGAGCCTATCTCCTAA
- a CDS encoding DUF1292 domain-containing protein: protein MSDHKHEHGHEHGEACGCGHDHDHEHEEFVLTLTNEQGEDVEMVLVETFDVGEKLYALLLERENPEADGIILRMEEEDEEMVLYNIEDEAEWKAVEEAYNELLAQQE from the coding sequence ATGAGCGATCACAAACATGAGCATGGCCATGAACATGGTGAAGCATGCGGTTGCGGACATGATCACGACCATGAGCACGAGGAGTTTGTGCTGACCTTGACGAACGAGCAGGGCGAAGATGTAGAAATGGTACTGGTAGAAACGTTCGACGTAGGCGAGAAGTTGTACGCCCTGCTGCTTGAGCGCGAGAACCCGGAAGCGGACGGAATCATCCTTCGTATGGAAGAAGAAGATGAGGAAATGGTTCTGTACAACATTGAAGATGAAGCTGAATGGAAAGCTGTTGAAGAAGCTTATAACGAGCTGCTTGCCCAGCAAGAATAG
- a CDS encoding copper amine oxidase — MRWRKIALCTVVFFMMGSSYLFADAVNQRIKVWSNGKEIADGGYLIDGKTYIPAREAGGIVSWDGSGRVTILKPNVHIVLFKGDTVFGNVNTGKLKMKILTQVDSLKDSIAAVKVAITDPAGNVKDILEDAVGSKNEDFWFSTPEFTYDFKEPGKYSVGFFMKASRNGDYILVSEKVVTASSKN, encoded by the coding sequence ATGAGATGGAGAAAAATTGCTCTGTGCACGGTTGTGTTTTTCATGATGGGAAGCTCCTATTTGTTCGCGGACGCTGTGAACCAGAGGATCAAAGTATGGAGCAATGGAAAGGAAATAGCCGATGGCGGCTATTTGATTGACGGCAAGACCTATATTCCCGCCAGGGAGGCCGGGGGTATCGTCAGCTGGGACGGCTCGGGCAGAGTGACGATCCTCAAGCCGAATGTTCATATTGTACTGTTCAAAGGCGACACGGTATTCGGCAATGTCAACACAGGCAAGCTGAAGATGAAGATTCTGACGCAGGTGGACAGCCTCAAGGACAGCATCGCTGCCGTGAAGGTGGCAATCACCGATCCTGCCGGGAATGTGAAGGATATTCTCGAGGATGCCGTCGGCTCCAAGAATGAGGATTTCTGGTTCTCCACACCGGAATTCACCTATGATTTCAAGGAACCTGGCAAATATAGCGTAGGCTTCTTCATGAAGGCGTCGAGGAACGGAGATTACATTCTTGTGTCCGAGAAGGTAGTTACGGCTTCATCCAAGAATTAA
- a CDS encoding DUF3892 domain-containing protein, with amino-acid sequence MMNQERERFIAAKRNGDGDLTGFQTSSGRVLDYQQALQEVQSGSIAGVNVFKGKDGEMYIRGDADGDPTNNLDQLPQF; translated from the coding sequence GTGATGAATCAGGAACGGGAACGCTTTATTGCCGCCAAACGTAACGGTGACGGGGATCTGACCGGGTTCCAGACTTCCTCCGGACGCGTGCTGGATTATCAGCAGGCACTTCAGGAGGTTCAGTCCGGCAGCATAGCAGGCGTCAATGTATTTAAAGGCAAAGATGGCGAAATGTATATCCGCGGCGATGCAGACGGAGATCCTACGAACAATCTGGATCAGCTTCCGCAATTTTAG
- a CDS encoding GNAT family N-acetyltransferase translates to MAVEIVHVTTEEQLQMALEIRKKVFVEEQKVPVEEEIDEYDAINEHVHHFLLMEGGQPAATGRLIYYKADTAKMQRIAVQEAFRAKGCGRILLLAMEERARELGLQASILDAQCQAEPFYSKLGYEVISKEPFYDAGILHVRMSKAL, encoded by the coding sequence ATGGCAGTGGAAATCGTACATGTTACTACAGAGGAGCAGCTTCAAATGGCGCTGGAGATCCGCAAGAAGGTGTTTGTGGAAGAACAGAAGGTGCCTGTAGAAGAGGAAATCGACGAATATGATGCCATCAATGAGCATGTGCATCATTTCCTGCTCATGGAGGGCGGGCAGCCGGCTGCAACCGGCCGGCTGATCTATTATAAAGCGGACACCGCCAAGATGCAGCGGATTGCCGTTCAGGAGGCTTTCCGCGCTAAGGGATGCGGACGTATCCTGCTGCTGGCTATGGAAGAACGTGCACGTGAGCTGGGTCTGCAGGCTTCCATTCTGGATGCCCAGTGTCAAGCAGAACCCTTTTACAGCAAGCTTGGCTATGAAGTGATCTCCAAGGAGCCCTTCTATGATGCCGGGATTCTGCATGTCAGAATGAGTAAGGCTCTGTAA
- a CDS encoding site-2 protease family protein — MQENKQEKKSSGAWGWLGSGAVLLLLKGKAIISLLKLGKIAGPLISMMVSIWAYALISPWQFAVGFVALLFVHEIGHVIAAKRIGLPVSAPLFIPFMGALITMKKQPLDAREEAYVAFGGPILGSIGALIVFGAAYYYHSPLLYSLAYIGFFLNLINLLPIHPLDGGRIATAVTRWLWLVGLIGGLAVIIYLKSILFGIIWVMFAYDMYKKYISRRTKNQMHTVLKSFLIPIGDLQEQGYLIPGPEHKRELPFTTYSDLNRQQFVGVRWDNLDYYGTTTLPVQSLIGKVKVVQLDQLYVDVSLHLKMTCEISFTVYDNDKYYDVPAASRWRYGAAYFVLAGVLGGMMYLVHVVGNVNL; from the coding sequence TTGCAGGAAAACAAACAGGAGAAAAAAAGCTCAGGCGCATGGGGATGGCTGGGCAGCGGGGCGGTATTGCTGCTGCTTAAGGGAAAAGCCATTATCTCTCTGCTTAAGCTGGGTAAAATCGCAGGTCCGCTGATCTCCATGATGGTATCGATCTGGGCCTATGCACTAATTTCGCCATGGCAATTCGCTGTGGGCTTCGTTGCGTTATTATTCGTTCATGAGATCGGCCATGTGATCGCTGCCAAGCGGATCGGACTGCCGGTAAGCGCTCCGCTGTTCATTCCTTTTATGGGCGCACTGATTACGATGAAGAAGCAGCCGCTGGATGCCAGAGAGGAAGCATATGTCGCTTTTGGCGGTCCTATATTGGGGAGTATCGGTGCACTGATCGTGTTCGGAGCAGCCTATTATTATCATAGCCCCTTGTTATATTCACTGGCCTACATCGGCTTCTTCCTGAATCTGATTAACCTGCTGCCGATCCATCCGCTGGACGGGGGGAGAATTGCCACAGCAGTTACCCGCTGGTTATGGCTGGTAGGGCTCATTGGAGGATTAGCTGTAATCATCTATCTGAAATCTATCCTGTTCGGCATCATCTGGGTAATGTTTGCTTATGATATGTATAAGAAGTACATCAGCCGGCGGACGAAGAATCAGATGCATACTGTGCTCAAAAGCTTCCTGATCCCCATCGGGGATCTGCAGGAGCAAGGGTATCTGATCCCCGGTCCTGAGCATAAACGGGAGCTGCCGTTCACCACCTACAGTGATTTGAACCGCCAGCAGTTCGTCGGGGTACGTTGGGATAACCTGGATTACTATGGAACGACGACCCTGCCGGTACAGTCGCTGATCGGAAAAGTCAAAGTCGTGCAGCTCGATCAGCTGTACGTAGACGTCAGCCTTCACTTGAAGATGACCTGTGAGATCAGCTTCACAGTATATGACAATGATAAGTACTATGATGTGCCGGCTGCTTCCCGCTGGAGATATGGGGCCGCGTATTTTGTCCTTGCCGGAGTGCTTGGGGGTATGATGTATCTTGTCCATGTAGTCGGCAATGTAAATCTGTAA
- the metG gene encoding methionine--tRNA ligase has translation MTNIFIGGAWPYANGSLHLGRLASILPGDILARYHRAKGDAVLYVSGSDCHGTPVAVQAAQEGVSPGEFASRYHEEFADCFRALGFTYDLYTRTDQAHHHTTVQELFLKLLDHGYLYQKPGLQCYCEQDQRFLPDRYVNGLCPVCGQKARGDQCDYCSTILDPVDLLERSCALCGSTPVLRSTQHYYLSLSSFQQALTEYADSAQGWRDNAVRLTRRYLQEGLLDRAATRDLDWGVDVPTPGFADKKIYVWIEAVSGYLSASKQWAAETGGRWEDFWSVSSAQDNDRQPPITAYYVHGKDNIPFHSLIWPALLLGAEELHLPDRIFSSEYLTLEGQKFSTSRNWAVWVPDILSRYDPDSVRYFLTANGPEKRDADFSWREFIYSHNSELLGAFGNFVNRSLVFVNKFWNGRVPDGVLDEAWASSLEQLYKEAGRLTQAGHFKEALEFIFSHVRQANKYFDEQQPWLQIKHDPAAGGNTLYTCVQIIANLANLLNPFIPFSCEKIRGFLSIEQPVWHPVSILAGQPILELELLFERIEVQRIEEELERMGMG, from the coding sequence ATGACTAACATTTTTATCGGAGGAGCTTGGCCTTATGCCAACGGCTCCCTGCATTTGGGCAGACTCGCCAGCATTCTTCCGGGAGATATTCTGGCCCGCTACCACCGTGCCAAAGGTGACGCTGTACTCTATGTTTCCGGCAGTGACTGCCACGGCACCCCCGTTGCTGTACAGGCCGCGCAGGAGGGTGTATCGCCGGGTGAATTCGCCAGCCGGTATCATGAGGAGTTCGCTGATTGCTTCCGTGCCTTAGGCTTCACCTATGACTTGTATACCCGGACCGATCAGGCACATCACCACACTACGGTTCAGGAGCTGTTCCTCAAGCTGCTGGATCACGGGTATCTGTACCAGAAACCCGGTCTCCAGTGCTATTGTGAGCAGGACCAGCGCTTCTTACCGGACCGTTATGTCAATGGCCTCTGCCCGGTCTGCGGACAGAAAGCCCGGGGGGACCAATGCGATTACTGTTCAACGATTCTCGATCCGGTGGATCTGCTGGAGCGCTCATGCGCCCTCTGCGGCTCTACGCCTGTGCTTCGATCTACTCAGCATTACTATCTGTCACTGTCCAGCTTCCAGCAAGCACTCACAGAATATGCTGATTCCGCGCAGGGCTGGAGAGACAATGCCGTCCGGCTAACCCGCAGATATCTGCAGGAAGGCCTGCTGGACCGTGCAGCAACACGCGATCTGGACTGGGGCGTGGATGTGCCCACTCCCGGCTTCGCAGACAAGAAAATCTATGTCTGGATCGAAGCAGTCAGCGGCTATCTGTCCGCCAGCAAGCAGTGGGCGGCGGAGACGGGGGGACGCTGGGAGGATTTCTGGTCAGTATCGTCCGCACAAGATAACGATAGGCAGCCGCCTATAACCGCTTACTATGTGCATGGGAAGGACAATATTCCTTTTCACAGCCTGATCTGGCCGGCTCTCCTGCTCGGAGCTGAGGAACTGCATCTGCCGGACCGGATCTTCTCTTCTGAATATTTAACCCTGGAAGGGCAGAAATTCTCCACCAGCCGCAATTGGGCGGTCTGGGTACCGGATATTCTTAGCCGGTATGACCCGGATTCTGTCCGTTATTTCCTGACCGCGAACGGCCCTGAGAAACGGGATGCCGACTTCTCCTGGAGAGAGTTCATCTATAGCCATAACAGCGAGCTGCTGGGCGCTTTCGGCAATTTCGTCAACCGCAGCCTCGTATTCGTGAATAAGTTCTGGAACGGCAGAGTTCCAGATGGAGTCTTGGACGAAGCATGGGCTAGCAGTCTGGAGCAACTGTATAAGGAGGCAGGAAGGCTGACCCAAGCCGGACACTTCAAGGAGGCCCTGGAATTCATTTTCTCGCATGTCCGCCAGGCCAACAAGTATTTCGATGAGCAGCAGCCGTGGCTCCAGATCAAGCATGATCCTGCAGCCGGGGGCAACACGCTGTACACTTGTGTTCAGATTATTGCCAACCTGGCTAACCTGCTGAACCCGTTCATCCCTTTCTCCTGCGAGAAGATTAGAGGCTTCCTGTCCATAGAACAGCCTGTATGGCACCCGGTATCCATCCTTGCAGGGCAGCCTATATTGGAGCTTGAATTACTGTTTGAGCGGATAGAGGTGCAGCGGATAGAAGAGGAGCTGGAGCGGATGGGGATGGGTTAA
- a CDS encoding aldo/keto reductase: MHTRMLGNEGLSVSALGLGTMMMPDNEESVRTIHGALDLGVTLLDTADIYGAFEQQRFGGNERLLGRALKGRRDQAVIATKFGITHTQGPKGDLAYIKKSVDASLYQLGTDYIDLYYQHRPDPNTPIEETAGTLADLVKEGKIRYIGLSEASPELIRRAHAVHPLTALQTEYSLWSRVVEDEILPLVKELGIGFVPYSPLGRGFLTGQIKSFDDLPEDDYRRHYPRFQGENFARNLEVVSLIGQMAAEKGCAPAQLALAWLLAQGERIVPIPGTKRLERLQENLGALEVTLTAEDLARIERISPQGIAAGARYPGQN, encoded by the coding sequence ATGCATACAAGAATGCTCGGGAACGAAGGGTTGAGCGTATCGGCTCTGGGACTCGGAACGATGATGATGCCTGATAATGAAGAGTCTGTACGAACCATTCATGGTGCGCTTGATCTGGGCGTAACTCTGCTGGACACAGCGGATATCTATGGAGCCTTCGAGCAGCAGCGCTTCGGCGGTAATGAACGGCTTCTCGGGCGGGCGCTTAAAGGCCGGAGAGATCAGGCTGTGATTGCGACCAAATTCGGCATTACGCATACTCAGGGACCCAAGGGAGACCTGGCCTATATCAAAAAATCCGTAGATGCCAGCCTCTATCAACTCGGCACAGATTATATCGATCTGTACTATCAGCACCGTCCTGATCCGAACACCCCTATTGAGGAAACAGCCGGTACACTGGCTGACCTCGTCAAGGAAGGGAAGATCCGCTATATCGGCTTGTCCGAGGCTTCGCCTGAACTGATCCGCCGGGCACATGCGGTGCATCCGTTGACCGCCCTGCAGACAGAGTATTCGCTCTGGAGCCGGGTGGTGGAGGATGAGATTCTGCCGCTGGTCAAAGAGCTGGGCATCGGCTTCGTTCCTTATAGTCCGCTGGGCCGAGGTTTTCTGACTGGACAGATCAAGAGCTTCGATGATCTGCCGGAGGATGATTACCGCCGCCATTACCCGCGGTTCCAGGGAGAGAACTTCGCCCGGAACCTGGAGGTCGTCTCGCTGATCGGGCAGATGGCAGCCGAAAAAGGCTGCGCCCCGGCACAGCTTGCCCTGGCCTGGCTTCTTGCACAAGGAGAGCGGATTGTGCCGATTCCCGGCACGAAGCGGCTGGAGCGGTTACAAGAGAACCTCGGAGCGCTTGAGGTTACACTGACGGCTGAGGATCTCGCCCGGATTGAGCGGATATCCCCGCAAGGTATTGCAGCCGGAGCACGTTACCCCGGCCAGAACTAA
- a CDS encoding helix-turn-helix domain-containing protein, with translation MSNEITRFKRLGDYLRSRRDRLQPEAVGIKETNSQRRTPGLRREEVAVLTGLSSTYYTWLEQGREVTASREVMESLSQALRLSADERKHLFELWNPGLPDTLTSIDKVSPELNPQWRDIIR, from the coding sequence TTGAGCAATGAGATTACGAGGTTTAAGCGTCTTGGCGATTACCTGAGATCACGGCGGGACCGTCTGCAGCCAGAAGCTGTAGGGATCAAGGAAACGAACAGTCAGCGCAGAACACCAGGGCTGCGGCGGGAGGAGGTTGCGGTTCTGACCGGTCTCAGCAGCACTTATTATACATGGCTGGAGCAGGGCAGGGAGGTTACCGCCTCCAGAGAGGTCATGGAGAGTCTCAGTCAGGCGCTGCGATTGTCGGCAGATGAGCGTAAGCATCTGTTTGAGCTTTGGAATCCTGGCTTGCCGGATACACTTACTTCTATAGATAAGGTCAGTCCGGAGCTGAACCCGCAGTGGCGGGATATTATCCGCTAA
- a CDS encoding NUDIX hydrolase, with amino-acid sequence MIVMLHEAECPGVSLTYVVIFMKQGEDWVLVRHRERSTWEFAGGHIEAGESPGEAAVRELYEETGAEEYELHPLCIYSVSSDELAESYGMLYYADVKSFGTLPPYEMAELRSFSELPQAVTYPGIYPTLYARVCEYVKQL; translated from the coding sequence ATGATTGTAATGTTGCATGAAGCGGAGTGCCCTGGGGTGAGTCTTACATATGTAGTGATTTTTATGAAGCAAGGGGAGGATTGGGTGCTTGTGCGGCACCGTGAGCGGTCCACATGGGAGTTTGCCGGCGGGCATATTGAGGCGGGAGAGAGCCCCGGGGAAGCTGCGGTAAGAGAGCTCTACGAAGAGACAGGCGCTGAAGAATATGAGCTGCATCCGCTATGCATCTATTCGGTCAGCAGTGATGAGCTGGCAGAGAGCTACGGGATGTTGTATTATGCAGATGTCAAAAGTTTCGGGACTTTGCCCCCGTACGAAATGGCAGAGCTTCGAAGCTTCAGCGAGCTGCCGCAGGCGGTGACCTACCCGGGGATTTACCCCACGCTATATGCGAGAGTGTGTGAGTATGTAAAGCAGCTGTGA